One genomic region from Rothia dentocariosa ATCC 17931 encodes:
- a CDS encoding ABC transporter ATP-binding protein, with amino-acid sequence MLNILRSIPWAFRMTLHTASVPFLAAVCTTLLLTFMPSAQVVLVNAAVGSVASGDTATSLTWAAVIGVLVAAYLLVQRASMSLFIMTKARVNAAAHQKLNTTLARVNPGVMSEPEMQKHLRAARESLTKQEIPTQANSVVTLCAAVAMVLLLCATIAGTSLPAAFFVAGCMVPLSAAMVLLAKRDYRIYGQVYEDRREEAYFLDALTHPSTAREIATLGAGGFFADGVARARDRATGREYHLEAVRSIVVGFAGFICSVLLMGALYCLIGSGASAGEIAGALVGTLTCIAATQDVGYAFGQVSNGAMSIAQYRAFVDNPRYVLASETTHHNPPATGDSLSEITVRNLSVTYPGADAPTLHRVNLHIKRGQMVALVGASGAGKTTLVRGLLGLTPTTAGSVLFDDTPVESLSVQQVFKHTTLLSQDYGRYELTVRENLLLGTHAQGQEPPNNQCLWDALEKARAAEFVQTLPAGLDTQLGEQWGGVGLSGGQWQRLALARLILRNTALWILDEPTSAIDAHAEEQIFAALRKVAADHMTILVSHRAWTLKHADVIHVVDHGTIVESGTYAELLGAGGRFAEIFASQIEDAPEHTSSDLPVADGAESADDTEFTKEGTPSC; translated from the coding sequence GTGGGTTCGGTGGCCTCCGGCGATACTGCAACATCACTCACCTGGGCCGCGGTAATCGGCGTCCTCGTGGCGGCGTACCTTCTGGTGCAGCGGGCAAGCATGTCGCTCTTCATCATGACGAAGGCGCGCGTGAATGCCGCCGCGCATCAGAAGCTCAATACCACCCTGGCGCGGGTGAATCCCGGGGTGATGAGTGAACCCGAGATGCAGAAGCATCTTCGTGCAGCCCGTGAATCTCTTACGAAGCAGGAGATTCCCACGCAGGCAAATTCCGTGGTGACTCTCTGTGCCGCCGTGGCGATGGTTCTGCTGCTGTGCGCGACAATTGCAGGTACGAGCCTTCCGGCTGCGTTCTTTGTGGCGGGGTGCATGGTTCCGCTGTCCGCCGCGATGGTTCTGCTGGCGAAGCGTGACTACCGCATCTACGGGCAGGTGTATGAGGACCGCCGTGAAGAGGCATATTTTCTGGATGCGCTCACCCACCCCAGCACAGCCCGCGAGATCGCGACCCTAGGGGCCGGTGGTTTCTTCGCCGACGGTGTGGCGCGGGCACGAGATCGTGCCACCGGGCGGGAATATCATCTGGAGGCGGTGCGCAGCATCGTGGTGGGGTTCGCCGGGTTCATCTGCTCGGTGTTGCTGATGGGTGCGCTCTACTGCCTGATCGGTTCTGGGGCGAGCGCGGGCGAGATTGCCGGTGCGCTGGTGGGCACGCTCACCTGTATCGCGGCCACCCAGGATGTTGGCTACGCCTTCGGGCAAGTCTCGAACGGGGCGATGTCGATTGCCCAGTATCGCGCGTTTGTGGATAATCCGCGCTACGTGCTTGCTTCAGAGACAACGCATCATAATCCGCCCGCAACCGGTGATTCTCTGAGCGAGATCACTGTACGCAATTTGAGCGTCACCTATCCCGGGGCGGATGCACCAACGTTGCACCGCGTGAACCTGCATATAAAACGCGGGCAGATGGTGGCTTTGGTCGGTGCCAGTGGCGCGGGGAAAACTACGCTGGTGCGCGGACTTCTCGGACTGACTCCCACTACCGCGGGCAGCGTGCTCTTCGACGATACTCCGGTCGAGTCGCTAAGCGTGCAGCAGGTTTTTAAGCACACCACCCTGCTCAGCCAGGACTACGGGCGGTACGAGCTGACCGTGCGGGAAAACCTGCTGTTGGGCACTCATGCGCAGGGCCAGGAACCGCCAAACAATCAGTGTCTCTGGGATGCGCTCGAAAAGGCCCGCGCCGCCGAATTCGTGCAGACTCTACCTGCCGGTTTAGACACACAGCTGGGTGAACAGTGGGGCGGGGTCGGGCTATCGGGCGGGCAATGGCAGCGTTTAGCATTGGCGCGTCTGATCCTGCGTAACACTGCCCTGTGGATTCTGGACGAACCAACCAGCGCTATCGATGCCCACGCCGAAGAGCAGATTTTCGCTGCCCTGCGTAAAGTTGCGGCGGATCATATGACGATTCTGGTCTCACATCGAGCCTGGACTCTCAAACACGCGGATGTCATTCATGTGGTGGATCACGGAACCATCGTCGAATCAGGAACCTACGCCGAACTATTAGGCGCTGGCGGGCGGTTCGCCGAAATTTTCGCCTCACAGATAGAGGATGCGCCGGAACACACGTCGTCGGACTTGCCGGTTGCTGACGGCGCCGAATCCGCAGACGACACCGAGTTCACGAAAGAAGGGACACCATCGTGTTAA
- a CDS encoding bifunctional transcriptional activator/DNA repair enzyme AdaA: MSITDHSAASTDPIEQTVQFGRIAAAIEYLYDHAADQPTLAQVSQAVHVNPEYLQRQFQQWAGVSPKKMLQHISLERAKAALAGQQRTLDAAWSSGFSGTGRLHDAFVTIEGMTPGEYKNGGANLRIIWRYAASPFGTVLIAATDKGICHMAFADNPDAALTNLRAEYPNAQLHEGEHPFHEQALSIFGGGGERIALHLKGTPFQVQVWRALLNIPQGAVQSYGSVAESIGRPGAARAVGTAVGHNPVAMIIPCHRVIRESGVIGDYRWGRGRKMALLAQELGAA, translated from the coding sequence TTGAGCATCACAGACCATTCTGCAGCGAGCACAGACCCGATTGAGCAGACCGTCCAGTTCGGACGCATAGCCGCCGCTATCGAGTACCTGTATGACCACGCCGCAGATCAGCCCACGCTCGCGCAGGTGTCCCAGGCGGTTCATGTGAACCCCGAATACCTGCAGCGGCAGTTCCAGCAGTGGGCGGGGGTGAGCCCCAAGAAAATGCTGCAGCATATCAGCCTTGAACGGGCGAAGGCAGCGCTCGCTGGGCAGCAGAGAACGCTCGATGCGGCCTGGTCGAGCGGGTTCAGCGGCACGGGGCGCCTGCACGATGCGTTCGTTACCATTGAGGGCATGACCCCCGGCGAGTACAAGAACGGCGGGGCGAACCTGCGCATCATCTGGCGTTACGCCGCATCCCCTTTCGGCACAGTGCTGATCGCCGCAACGGATAAAGGCATATGTCATATGGCCTTCGCCGATAACCCGGATGCGGCTCTCACGAACCTGCGCGCCGAATACCCGAACGCGCAGCTGCATGAGGGCGAGCATCCTTTTCACGAGCAGGCGTTGAGTATTTTCGGTGGAGGCGGGGAGCGCATCGCCCTGCATTTGAAGGGTACGCCGTTTCAGGTGCAGGTGTGGCGTGCGCTTTTGAATATTCCGCAGGGTGCCGTGCAAAGTTATGGGTCTGTGGCTGAGAGTATTGGCCGCCCCGGTGCCGCCCGTGCCGTGGGAACCGCTGTGGGGCACAATCCGGTTGCCATGATTATTCCCTGCCACCGAGTGATTCGTGAGAGCGGGGTGATCGGGGATTACCGTTGGGGTCGCGGTCGCAAAATGGCGCTTCTCGCCCAAGAACTCGGCGCGGCCTAG
- a CDS encoding class I SAM-dependent DNA methyltransferase, whose product MSSVFKRPDYYDRQKAIAHLRDFARFWTQERIQQWRDDNIKNQEKQYAQQFWSDLLSSFGIIPERISLFERNAERTSTGRNGYIDFFMSGIAIGEAKSLGENLDAAEDQLFDYLDSISQNEYPKYGMVSDFERIRIIRLDGSEPKVELLTRDIADYYDSFVFLIGKESVSRQEQEEASIVAADLMAELYTSFLGDDTDIPVGEDAPKDAEEEDERVQQTSILMTRLLFLLYGDDAGLWPADLFYRWVEQETTSSSLGPQLNQLFQVLNTPPARRSHRMSDLMAQFPYVNGGIFKDSLDAEFFTEESREALLDACRFQWNRISVAIFGAMFQLVKSKEARRAAGEHYTSEKNILKTLEPLFLSEFREEADRLIRNKSTSLKDFDNFLNNLSTHVFCDPACGGGNFLNLTYAKLREIETDVLVEKRNRGGEFTASLDISIDQRLSINQFYGFEINWWAAKIAETAMFLVDHQANLRLAQALGDAPNRLPIEIAAHIIHDNALRLDWKKAIPEPKGKTYIFGNPPFLGDHTRTAEQLADLQHAWGSSVQLSRLDFVTGWHAKALDYYKNRTGEFAYVTTNSITQGDQTSRLFDPIFKAGWVIKFAHRTFEWDSEAPGKAAVHCVIIGFTRNQQVKPRLWDYEHPKGNAIERKVKTGINAYLVDGANVLVRKQGMPISKNLPPVQYGSKPTDDGNFIISKEEYVNLQNDPIISKYLRPYIGSAELLRGTERWCLWLVELDPADVAKSPELKSRIDAVKKFRSESKAKSTQEYPYHHLFRQFGIHDQGRFIGIPEVSSSRRKYLPVAYFDEKVIISNKVYGAPDDGGLLFAIASSSMFITWMKTVGGRLKSDISFSSTVTWNNFPLPLLRDSDRQKIIAAGQKVLEARALQPNVSLASQYDPRAMKRELHNAHKELDKVVDVAVFGAKQRCTTDKQRLEILFRHYLELMQRQG is encoded by the coding sequence ATGTCTTCTGTATTTAAGCGACCTGACTACTATGACCGGCAGAAAGCAATTGCCCATCTGCGAGACTTTGCAAGGTTCTGGACCCAAGAACGTATTCAGCAATGGCGCGATGACAATATTAAGAACCAAGAAAAGCAGTACGCACAGCAGTTTTGGTCAGATCTTCTCAGCAGCTTTGGGATTATTCCTGAACGAATTAGCTTGTTCGAACGCAACGCGGAGCGCACCAGCACTGGGCGAAATGGATATATCGATTTCTTCATGTCTGGTATCGCTATTGGCGAGGCAAAGAGCCTTGGTGAAAATCTTGACGCGGCAGAGGATCAGCTTTTCGACTATCTTGATTCCATTAGCCAGAATGAGTACCCGAAATATGGCATGGTTTCTGATTTTGAGCGTATTCGTATTATTCGCCTAGACGGTTCCGAGCCAAAAGTTGAGCTTCTTACTCGCGATATTGCAGACTATTACGACTCATTTGTTTTTCTAATTGGTAAGGAAAGCGTATCAAGGCAGGAGCAGGAAGAAGCTTCGATTGTTGCGGCTGATCTTATGGCGGAGCTCTATACCTCGTTTCTAGGCGATGACACCGATATACCGGTGGGAGAGGATGCTCCGAAGGACGCTGAAGAAGAAGATGAGCGTGTACAGCAGACGTCGATTCTGATGACTCGCTTGCTTTTCCTGCTCTACGGTGATGATGCGGGTTTGTGGCCTGCCGATCTTTTTTATCGCTGGGTAGAGCAGGAGACGACGTCATCATCACTAGGGCCACAGTTAAACCAGCTTTTTCAGGTGTTAAATACTCCGCCAGCTCGCCGTTCTCATCGCATGAGTGATTTAATGGCGCAGTTCCCATACGTTAATGGCGGTATTTTCAAAGATTCGTTGGATGCTGAGTTCTTCACAGAAGAGAGCCGTGAAGCTCTCTTGGATGCATGTCGTTTTCAATGGAACCGAATTTCGGTTGCTATCTTTGGCGCTATGTTTCAGCTGGTCAAATCTAAAGAAGCACGTCGTGCTGCGGGCGAGCATTACACCAGCGAGAAGAATATCCTAAAGACTCTTGAACCGCTGTTCTTGAGCGAGTTCCGTGAAGAGGCAGACCGTCTAATTCGTAACAAGTCCACATCGTTGAAGGATTTCGATAATTTCCTCAACAATCTTTCAACCCACGTGTTCTGCGACCCAGCCTGTGGAGGCGGTAACTTCCTGAACCTTACGTATGCGAAACTACGTGAGATTGAGACGGACGTGTTGGTTGAGAAGCGTAACCGTGGCGGTGAGTTTACAGCTTCACTGGATATTTCTATTGACCAGCGTCTTTCTATCAATCAGTTCTATGGTTTTGAGATTAACTGGTGGGCGGCAAAGATTGCTGAAACCGCAATGTTCTTGGTAGACCACCAAGCGAACCTGCGTCTTGCACAGGCCCTTGGGGACGCCCCAAATCGCCTGCCGATTGAGATTGCTGCCCATATTATTCACGACAACGCGCTTCGTCTGGATTGGAAGAAAGCGATTCCTGAGCCAAAGGGGAAGACCTATATCTTTGGTAACCCTCCTTTCTTAGGAGACCATACGCGAACCGCAGAGCAGCTTGCAGACCTCCAGCATGCCTGGGGCTCATCAGTCCAGCTCTCTCGGTTAGATTTTGTAACCGGATGGCATGCGAAAGCTCTGGATTATTATAAGAACCGCACAGGAGAGTTCGCTTACGTAACCACTAACTCTATTACGCAGGGAGACCAAACTTCTCGATTATTTGACCCAATCTTTAAAGCGGGGTGGGTGATCAAATTTGCCCATCGAACCTTTGAATGGGATTCGGAAGCTCCTGGAAAAGCTGCGGTGCACTGTGTAATTATCGGGTTTACCCGGAATCAACAGGTGAAACCCCGGCTATGGGACTACGAACATCCTAAGGGAAACGCCATAGAACGTAAGGTCAAGACTGGTATCAACGCTTATCTAGTTGATGGTGCTAACGTTTTGGTCCGTAAACAGGGTATGCCTATTTCTAAGAATTTGCCTCCTGTTCAGTATGGTTCAAAACCAACTGATGATGGCAACTTTATTATTAGCAAAGAAGAGTATGTAAATCTTCAAAATGATCCAATTATTTCGAAGTATCTTCGCCCATACATCGGTTCTGCCGAGTTACTTCGAGGAACCGAACGTTGGTGCCTATGGCTGGTCGAGCTAGATCCGGCAGATGTAGCAAAAAGCCCCGAGCTGAAATCACGCATAGACGCTGTTAAAAAGTTCCGTTCGGAATCTAAGGCAAAATCCACCCAGGAATATCCCTACCATCATCTATTCCGTCAATTTGGAATTCACGATCAGGGGCGATTTATTGGCATCCCCGAAGTCAGCTCTAGCCGAAGGAAGTACCTTCCTGTCGCGTACTTTGACGAAAAAGTTATCATTTCGAATAAGGTTTATGGTGCTCCCGACGACGGTGGGCTGTTGTTTGCGATCGCGAGTTCTTCCATGTTTATTACTTGGATGAAAACTGTAGGAGGGCGGTTAAAGTCTGATATTAGCTTTTCCAGTACTGTGACGTGGAACAATTTTCCCTTACCTCTGCTTAGAGATTCTGACCGCCAGAAAATTATTGCCGCTGGCCAAAAAGTCTTGGAAGCGCGAGCACTCCAACCTAATGTTTCTCTAGCTAGCCAGTACGATCCGCGCGCTATGAAGCGTGAACTTCATAATGCTCATAAAGAGCTCGATAAAGTGGTTGATGTGGCTGTATTTGGTGCAAAACAGAGGTGCACTACTGATAAGCAGCGTCTAGAGATTTTGTTCCGGCACTACCTAGAGTTAATGCAAAGGCAAGGATAG
- a CDS encoding RNA-binding domain-containing protein encodes MTQTLNELRLLGRDSLTVEVKSAHNGYPSSIAETICSFANLPDGGTIICGVDESQDFAPVGVYDLEDLRAKIIDAAQNLKPKIAVETTDMVLGDHQVLIVSVPGLPVQERPCFKGNVAYQRLGDGDYPMDSYALSLMYAQRHKPQNDLRNIPGTSIKDLDEPYTEDFLRQVRLSSARLRHDSDQEILHKRNVLAAAQNNLTLAGLCALGDYPQQFYSGASIIGVVSMSGTARNDDRFRGEGPIPAMLEDALAWLVRNLKNRTVTTPDGAGLVDEPEIPLVALREFVANALVHRSYEQDASGKFVQIFIKRGRVEIISPGGFWGILPSQVGLVHRPAAVNEALYAICQNIRLSDGRRLIEGEGGGILAAQQALRNAGLREARILDEGIQVRVIIYRSTDDAQSTRDRRAAQSSQHVDVPQELSATESQVYSALAQKPATVADLVEDTQLTARQVRYALPKLVKRGIAEQQAHSGHRGSVYHLITV; translated from the coding sequence GTGACACAAACTCTGAATGAGCTACGCCTCCTCGGTCGGGATAGCCTGACCGTTGAGGTGAAGTCGGCGCATAACGGTTATCCATCGTCCATTGCTGAGACTATCTGTAGCTTTGCCAACCTTCCTGACGGTGGCACCATCATATGCGGCGTGGACGAATCCCAAGATTTTGCCCCCGTGGGCGTTTACGATCTTGAAGATTTACGAGCAAAAATTATTGACGCCGCGCAGAATCTCAAACCAAAAATCGCGGTAGAAACCACCGATATGGTTCTGGGCGATCATCAGGTGCTCATCGTATCTGTTCCAGGGTTACCGGTACAGGAACGCCCCTGCTTTAAAGGTAATGTGGCGTATCAACGCCTCGGAGACGGTGACTACCCGATGGATAGTTACGCGCTAAGCCTTATGTATGCCCAACGCCATAAACCACAGAATGACCTACGAAATATTCCTGGCACGTCCATCAAAGATTTAGATGAGCCGTACACTGAGGACTTTTTGCGTCAGGTTCGACTCTCCTCAGCACGTTTGCGGCATGACTCTGACCAGGAAATTCTGCACAAACGCAATGTTCTCGCCGCCGCGCAGAACAATTTAACCTTGGCCGGACTATGTGCTCTGGGGGATTATCCGCAGCAGTTTTATTCTGGGGCAAGTATTATCGGCGTAGTGTCTATGAGCGGTACAGCCCGTAATGATGACCGTTTTCGGGGCGAAGGCCCTATTCCTGCCATGCTTGAAGATGCGCTTGCCTGGCTTGTGCGTAATCTCAAAAACCGCACCGTAACAACCCCTGACGGGGCGGGTCTGGTGGATGAGCCCGAAATTCCTCTGGTGGCTCTGCGCGAATTCGTGGCGAATGCCCTTGTGCACCGCAGTTATGAGCAGGATGCTTCGGGCAAGTTCGTGCAGATTTTTATCAAGCGTGGCCGTGTTGAGATCATCAGCCCCGGTGGTTTTTGGGGTATCTTACCTAGTCAGGTCGGTCTTGTGCACCGCCCTGCGGCTGTGAATGAGGCGCTGTACGCTATCTGCCAGAATATTCGTCTCAGCGACGGTCGTCGGCTCATTGAGGGAGAAGGCGGCGGTATTTTGGCGGCACAGCAGGCCTTACGCAATGCTGGTTTGCGCGAGGCGCGCATCCTTGATGAAGGCATTCAGGTACGCGTTATCATTTACCGCTCCACGGACGATGCACAGTCCACACGGGATCGACGGGCGGCACAGTCTTCCCAGCATGTTGACGTACCACAGGAACTATCCGCCACAGAATCACAGGTGTATTCTGCCTTAGCGCAGAAGCCCGCTACGGTCGCCGATCTCGTAGAAGATACCCAGTTAACCGCACGGCAGGTTCGGTATGCACTGCCCAAATTGGTCAAACGAGGTATAGCGGAACAGCAAGCACACTCAGGGCATCGCGGTTCTGTATACCATCTCATCACCGTGTAG
- a CDS encoding ABC transporter ATP-binding protein produces MLKTIRQTLWALRYALRAHPILVFSSFTLLTVLSFLPSVQMFLIAAITDSLSTGDTHTALTWAGVIGGVLAGNLALQQVSNSLDMSLRAGMAQTGIRAIARRLASLTPEQISRGSFSQRSRVAQDAVANGHLHTQVTSTGVLLFTFLMVGSLCVMVARVSSAAAVCLLLCLIPVAFVAGLYTRRNEHAWDSIYTHNHRAWYATNQIAYPNTAEELSTLKAGWFFAARANRQRGLAADEEVKLTAYALRLQVISGVMCAVFLVGVLGFLVSSGASAGIISGAIVGALSAMMSLTAVSHDMSSLGAGANGITRYREFLEGSENPFRKAVTTLDAPLSRVRIENLSITYPNAEKPAVRGVSFEIERGQTVALVGANGVGKTTLVHGILGMLAAHEGRVLFDNTPVNALYPAERHRLATILTQDFGRYELTVRQNLLMGISGRSVTDEQLWDALGKARATEFVRALPEGLDTQLGEQWGGVGLSGGQWQRLALARLILRNTDLWILDEPTSAIDAETEEDIFASLHEVSAGHMTILVSHRAWTLRHADRIYVMDAGAIVESGTYTELMARDSYFARLFASQTG; encoded by the coding sequence GTGTTAAAAACGATTAGACAAACTCTCTGGGCCCTGCGGTATGCGCTGCGGGCGCATCCTATTCTTGTATTCAGCTCGTTCACTCTTCTCACAGTGCTCTCGTTTCTGCCCAGCGTACAGATGTTCCTCATAGCCGCAATCACCGACTCGCTCAGCACCGGGGATACGCACACTGCACTCACGTGGGCGGGCGTAATCGGGGGCGTGCTGGCGGGTAACCTTGCCCTGCAGCAAGTGTCTAATTCGCTGGATATGTCACTGCGGGCGGGTATGGCGCAAACAGGTATTCGGGCGATCGCCCGCAGGCTCGCCTCCCTCACCCCCGAACAGATTTCGCGCGGCTCATTTTCGCAGCGCTCGCGTGTCGCTCAGGATGCGGTCGCCAACGGTCACCTGCACACCCAAGTAACCAGCACCGGCGTACTTCTCTTCACGTTTCTTATGGTGGGTTCGCTCTGCGTCATGGTGGCTCGCGTCAGCTCTGCGGCAGCGGTATGCCTTCTGCTCTGCCTGATTCCGGTGGCGTTCGTGGCGGGGCTGTACACGCGGCGCAACGAGCATGCCTGGGACAGCATTTATACGCATAACCACCGGGCCTGGTACGCTACCAACCAAATAGCCTACCCGAATACCGCCGAAGAACTTTCGACCCTGAAAGCAGGCTGGTTCTTTGCGGCACGGGCTAACCGGCAACGCGGGCTGGCCGCTGACGAAGAGGTGAAACTTACCGCATATGCCCTGCGTTTGCAGGTAATATCGGGGGTAATGTGCGCGGTATTCCTGGTGGGTGTGCTAGGTTTTCTGGTGTCCTCCGGGGCGAGCGCGGGTATCATCTCTGGTGCGATAGTGGGCGCACTTTCCGCCATGATGTCGCTGACTGCAGTGAGTCACGATATGAGCTCGCTCGGCGCCGGGGCTAACGGAATTACACGGTATCGAGAGTTCCTGGAGGGCTCCGAAAATCCTTTCCGCAAGGCGGTCACTACCCTTGATGCGCCGCTTAGCCGCGTGCGCATCGAGAACCTGTCCATCACCTACCCCAACGCTGAAAAACCCGCGGTGCGCGGGGTATCCTTCGAGATTGAGCGCGGCCAAACAGTCGCGCTCGTAGGGGCAAACGGTGTGGGCAAGACCACGCTAGTACATGGGATTCTGGGCATGCTTGCCGCTCACGAGGGGCGTGTTCTTTTCGACAACACCCCGGTGAATGCTCTATATCCCGCCGAACGGCACCGACTGGCGACTATTCTCACCCAGGATTTTGGACGCTACGAGCTGACGGTTCGGCAGAACCTCCTCATGGGGATTTCCGGGCGCTCTGTAACCGACGAGCAGCTGTGGGACGCACTCGGAAAGGCCCGCGCCACCGAGTTTGTGCGTGCCCTGCCGGAAGGTTTGGACACACAGCTGGGTGAGCAGTGGGGCGGCGTTGGGCTATCGGGCGGGCAATGGCAGCGGCTCGCGCTTGCACGTCTGATTCTGCGCAATACCGACCTGTGGATTCTGGACGAACCTACCAGCGCGATTGATGCCGAAACGGAGGAGGATATTTTTGCCTCCCTGCATGAGGTTTCGGCGGGACACATGACGATTTTGGTCTCGCATCGCGCCTGGACCCTCCGCCACGCCGATCGTATTTATGTGATGGATGCGGGCGCAATCGTCGAATCCGGCACTTACACCGAGTTGATGGCGCGCGACTCCTATTTCGCCCGGCTCTTCGCCTCACAGACGGGGTGA